The Aliidiomarina minuta nucleotide sequence GAACTCAGCTGCCCTGCGCTTTATTGCCAAAGAAGATATGCAGGAGCAGGGATATGGTGATTATCTTAACTACCTGGGAAAACCAGATGACTAAGCCGACGAAGCGCCATCAATTTTGACATCGTCACCGTTCAGGAAAATAGCTTCTGGCGCTGTCAGATTCAATACCACGTCCGCCACCTCAGACGGCTGAGCAATACGCCCCATCGGGCTGTCAGCGCCGGCCCCTTCCAGGCTATCCACACCCATAAAACGCTTCAGTAATTCGGTATCAACACCACCCGGGGAAACACTGATCACCCGAATGCCATTTCCCGCCTCTCGCGCGGCAGCCGAGCGGGTAAAACCGATCACCGCATGTTTAGAAGCCGCATAAGCGCCGGCAAAGCTGGATCCGCGGTGAGATAACATAGACCCTGTGTTAACAATAACGCCCCCTTTCTCGCGCATTGCGGGTATTTCATAACGCAAAGCAAAATAAACACCGTCAGCATTGGTGCGCATCACATCCTGGTAACCATTCTCACCAACGACACTGATCTCATCTAGCCCGCCCCGAGGCCCTTCTATACCTGCGTTATTAAATGCAATATCAAGACCACCATAAGTTTCTATGCATTGCTGCACAAACTGGCTCATCTGTTCCTGTTCACGAACATCCGCGCGCATATAGGTAGCTTCCCCACCGTCCTCACGTATATCCTTTTGTACCTGTTTGCCCAGCTCCTCGCGGCGGCCACAAAAAAACACCCGGGCGCCCTGCCGCGCATAAGCATGTGCAGTAGCTTCGCCAATGCCCGAAGTGGCCCCGGTAATCAGCACTACTTTACCCTGATATCGCTTTGTCGGTTTGTTCTCTGCAGCATCCCCAGCAGCAAAAGAAGAAGCCGCCAGGGTCCCACCCAGCGCACTGGCACCAAGTGCCAAACCGGCTGCTCCCGCGGCTCCGCGCGTGATAAAGTCTCTGCGCCCTTTATTCAAAGTTGCCGACATTACTGGGGGATTCGCTTTTTCATTATCACTCATAATCAACTCCTATGGATTCATTTCCGCACTGTTCCGCCAATGCGTATTAGGCTTGTAAATGTGCATGCAATCTGCAGCTTTCCAGCTATTGTTTTGAGAGAAAATCTCTTTTACAGCTGAGGCATACTATGCAACCTACCCTTGAAAACCGTTTTTTCCTGCTGCTTCTGGCGACCATATCTATTGCATTCATGTTGCTGCTGATGCCTTTCTGGGGCGCCATCTTCTGGTCCATTGCCGTCAGTATTCTGTTTTACCCGTTATATCAATGGATAGAAGATAAAACAGGAGGTCGATCCTCCCTCGCCGCTGTCATCACCTTATTATGTTGCGTACTCATAATCTTGTTACCACTCACTTTAGTCAGTCTGCAAATTTTTCAGCAAGCGGCTTCTTTATACGAAGCCTTTGAAGAAGGTGAAATCAAACCTGCCGATATTTATGAAAATGTTAGTCAGGCCCTGCCTTTTATTCCAGATATGCTACAGCAGATGGGGATCAATATTGACAATATCGGTGAAAATATCGCCAGCGCAGCCTCAGCTTCCAGTCAGTATCTGGCTGAGGAAGCCTTTAAGTTTGGTCGGGGAACTATGAATTTAATCATCAGCATATTGCTGATGCTTTACCTCACGTTTTTTTTACTACGGGATGGTAAGTGGCTGGCCGACCTTATTTCCAAAGCCATACCTCTGGAGAAAAAGCGTGAAGATAATTTATCCAGCCGCTTTGTTAATGTCACCCGGGCAACAATAAAAGGCAGCGTGATCGTGGCCGTTATTGAAGGTGCACTGGGTGGTTTTATCTTTGCTATCCTGGGTATTCCCGGCGCGTTTTTATGGGGCGTTGTGATGGGACTGCTCTCTCTGGTCCCTGCTATCGGAGCCTTTCTCATCTGGGTACCCGTTGCTATCTATCTGTTTGTCACCGGTGACTGGGGCAAAGGGCTCATTCTGACTGTCTTCGGCACTGTGGTTATCGGCCTGACTGACAATATATTGCGCCCTATTCTGGTCGGCCGCAATATACGTCTGCCCGACTACTTAGTACTTTTCTCAATTTTAGGTGGTATAGTTATTTTTGGTGTCCATGGTTTAGTAATAGGCCCTATTCTGGCTGCACTTTTTGTAACTATATGGGGCATTTTCATGAAGGATTTTGATAAAAACGAAAAAGCCTGAATAAAATCAGGTATAAAAAAACGCTACCAGAGGTAGCGTTTTTTTTACTCTATCCAAAGGCTAAAAGAGTAGAATCAGCAACAGGATAAGCGGGATTGGTACACCTAAAAAGTATAATAATAAAAACTTCATTCTATATCTCCTTAATTCTCTGTTAATGAATCACGCTGACGACCACCAAAAGTAGCCATCAAGCTAGCGAAGAAAGCGCCTATCAATAATGCCAGGAACATCCATAACGCGGTCCGTGCAGCTGCACTACGAGCATCATCAAGGGCCTCTAACGCGGCTTCTGCCTGTTCCTCAGCGCGATTGTATATGTCACTTACACGCTGTCCGGCCTGCTGCTGGCTTAACTCAGTATGGCGCGCTACCAGATTGGCAAGATATTGTTGGTCATCCTGAATTAATTCACCTTCACGCAAACTGCGGACCACAATAGTTGTGACCTCACCCCGGACTTCTTCGCCAGGCCGCTGCTCAGCATCCTGGCCACGCAACAACGCATCAATATAATAATCCGGAGAATCAAAAGCCTCTTCGACTGAACGCTCGAGCGCAGGACCTGCAGCCTCAGTTAACTCGGCGCCCGCTTTGGCACCACTGCTTAACAGGCTATGGATACTACCCGCCATAAATATAACGACGACCAGGGTGGAAACTGACCAGGTAATCAAACCATGCGCGGTATCCCGAAAATAAACTTCATCGTTATTTATACCCGGCCATTTTACACGCAGTCGCCCAGCTAAATACCCGCCTAAACCAGAAGCAGCCAGCTGGATAACGATTACCCATATAATAGTTGAAACCCCTAGGGTTTCTGCACTGGCCCCGGAATCAGTCCAGGGCGATACTGCCGTCAGCCCAAAACCAAACCCCAGCATTAATAAAATAAATGACAGTGCTGAAGCACAAGCCGCACCTGCAAATACAGCGCCCCAGGAGACGGCTCCCGTATTGTTGGAAGATAAAGTTGGCATATATTTTCCTTAATCTGAATATGAAGTTAAAATGCTTTCACTTTTGAGCATAGACCAGGCATATAAGGGCTGCCTGTAAGTGCTGTGTAAAGGTGAGTGTTTACCAACCGCTTTTCTTTGCCTGCTTTGAAAACTCAACTATAAGATAGGTACGGATAAATATTTTCCGCATAAACACACAGTCAGGAGTACAACATGACAAGTATTAAGGAAGTTGCAGAAAACGCCCACAAAGGCATCGACCATGCGGCTGACGCTGCGATTAGTGCCAATGCAAGCATCCATCACAAAGGACAGCAGGTGAAAGCAACTCAGGAAGAATGGGTACAGGAGATCAAAAGTTACGTGCAAAAGAACCCAACAACCTCTATCGGTGTAGCCGTGGCTTCAGGTTTCATTCTGGGCTGGATGTTACGCCGCCGCTGAGTCAATAACCTTTACCGACTCCCATAATGGCATCACGATTGACTCTGGATGCCCGCTTTATCTGCAACAAACCCGCTACCAGCGGAACCTGAAAATCAGTGTCTGTGACCTGGCATGAAAGTAGCTCACAGGCACTGCAACGTTGCATCCTTCTAAAAACCGCTCAATTATAACTTTCACTGATCCAAATCCCCAATCAAAAACGTAACTGTATCCTGAGTTTTCGAAAAAATTGAAGTGTACATATACCAGCTGTAGTTACCAAGGGGTATGGGATGTCGAAGCAATCCTCTTATGAAATGCTGACCTCTATGGTGTGGCAACTACAAAGTACCCTCGACCACGTCGGGGCCTATGTATTTACAAAAGATCTGGAAGGCCAGTACACCTATGTTAACAGCATGGTGTGCGAGCTATTCGATCTACCCGCCGAAGCTATTATTGGTAAAACCGATGATAGCTTCTTTGATATGGATGAGTCCCAACAGCTTATTGAAAATGATCAGCGTGTCATTCAGCAGGGTATCAATATTGAAGGCGAAGAGCGCCACGTCCTTCAAGGTAGCGGCCGCATACGCTACTACTGGAGCGTCAAAGTTCCTTTACGCAATCCTGGTGGCAAAATTGTAGGTATGTGTGGTATTTCTACGGATATTACCGAACGTCGCGCCATGGAAAAACAGATGCGCGAACAAAAAGAATTGCTGGATACTGTACTCAATAACGCCGATGCTAATATCTTCATGAAGAATCACCAAAGCCGCTACCTCTATGCCAATCAGAATACAGCCCAGCTTTTTGGTTTGTCACAACAAGAGCTGATAGGGAAAACTGACTTTGAGCTGATGCCAGCAGAACAGGCAGAAAAGTTTGTTCAGTATGATCGCCAGGTTCTGAACTCAGGTGAAAAAACAAAAACTGAAGAAACGGTCATTGGCCACGACGGCGTCACACGCCATTATTGGACCATTAAAATTCCCTTAAAAAAAGAAATAGAAGAACCCGCTTTCATTGGTATAGCCACCGATATCAGCGATTTAGTCGAACTGCGCGAAAAATTTAAGTTACTGGCTCATACCGATGCACTTACCGGTATATATAACCGCCGCTTCCTGTTTGAAAATGCAGAACGTGAGCTGAAACGAGCTAAACGAACGAAAAAAAGCTTTTCAGTCATCATTATTGATATTGATCATTTTAAAAAATTTAATGACAGTTTTGGCCATGCTCAGGGCGACAGTGTGATTAAATCCGTCGTGGAAGCCTGTCAGCAAGTGGTGCGTGAAACTGATTTATTAGGCCGCATCGGCGGCGATGAGTTCGTTATCGTAACCCCCGAATGTGGAAGCCATGCAGCCTTAAAAGTCATCCATCGTCTGCAGGAGAAAATAAACTCTTTGCAGTTTAACTGGGCAGAAGGTAAATCGCTAAAACTCACACTCAGTATTGGTCTTGCTGTGTATAATGGGACTGAAACTTTCGATCAAATACTGGCCCGGGCCGATCGGGCACTGTATAAGGTTAAAAAGAACAACAGAAATGGTGTGGAGATGGCCGAATAAATGACCTGTCAACAGTCAACAGCACCCTGCCCATGCGGTAGCGGCAAGCCTTATAGTAGCTGCTGTCAACGCTACCACCAAGACCATGCAATACCCGCTTCACCAGAAGCCCTGATGCGTTCACGTTACACCGCTTTTGCCCTGAAGCTTGCTGACTACCTGATAACAAGCTGGCATCCCAGTAGCTGCCCGGCTGACCTGGATCTGGATAATTCACCGACATGGTTACAATTGCAGGTGCTGTCTTCGTCGCAACACGGCGATGAAGGAAAAGTTCACTTTCGGGCACTGCACACTGAGGGCAAGGGGATAGGTTTTCTCGAAGAACATTCAACATTTGTAAGAGAAGGCCAGCGCTGGTACTACCTGAGTGGCGAAACCACTCAGGGGAGGCTGACCTGAAGGACTTACAACGGCGTATGCTGATTCAGAATCAATTGTAACTTATCGTCTTCAAGCACGTACGTACTGCTAATCAAGGCTGCATAATCACCTTTATCTGCATGCTGCGCTGTAAGCCGGTAAATAAAAACAGCCACCTTATCAGATAACATTAACGCCCGTTCATTCTCAATCTTAAAGCCCTCCCAGGGCTCAGCTGTAATAGATTCAAGAATCTCTTTCTTACCCGCCAGGCGCTTATCGCCCGGACGCAGCATAACTGCATCATCATGCAAAATATCACTAAAAAACTGATGGCTTGTTTCGCTGTCAGTAGACAACGCTTGCCACCCTTCTTTTTCCAGTTTAATAATTTCTTTAATCATCTTAGCTCCTCCTGAGTCCAGTCAGAATGAAAGACGCCTGTTAAGTAAAGCACAGAAGCAGTATTTCTTCTAATCTCCCTGCAGCGTCAGTACCAGACTTCGACTACCTCCCCGGTTGCGATGTTCGCACAGATAAATACCCTGCCAGGTACCCAGGTTCAAACGCCCCTCGGTTACCGGAATGCTCAGGCTGGAGCCCAGAATGCTGCTTTTTAAGTGGGCGGGCATATCGTCCGGCCCTTCGAACGTATGCTCATAATAAGGTTCGTTTTCAGGCACCGCATGGCTAAAAAAGCGTTCAAAGTCGCCTCTTACCGTAGCATCCGCATTTTCGTTAATAGTTAATGAAGCTGAAGTATGTTGAATAAACACCTGCAGCAGGCCCACCTTTACTGCAGCCAGCTGCTCCAAGGCCCCCTCAACCTCTGAAGTAATCAGGTGAAAGCCCCGCGGTCTAGCGTCCAATTGAATCTGCGTCTGGTACCAGCTCATAAAAGTCCTCGTTTATATAATGTGATCAGCCATTTATCACTTATTTTGTCCGTTTATCATTTTATTTTAACAAAGGTCGATAATTTCTAATATGATGCAATTTAAACCAACAGGAGAAACCCTATGTTTGAACATCTTGCAATAATAGAAAAATTCAGTCAGATGAACCTGTTCTTAGTGATTCTGTTTGTGCCTTTGTTTCTGGCTGTGTACTTTATACCGGGCATACTGGCTATCTTCTTTAATCGCCGGCATGTTAAAAAGATATGGCTGGCTAACATTCCTGCGGGCCTTTCATTTATCGCCTGGGGCGCCCTTATTGTCTGGGCAGTCACCGGAAAACGCAAAGTCAGTGCCGACAGTAAAACAATCCCTGAATAATGCAAACAGATAATATCAAAGCCTTCTGGCGTTACAGCCTATACAGTTCGAAAGGTTATAAAATTGCCCAGGCGGGTGCTTTTATAGCCTTTATCAGTTTCTTTATTCTGTATGCCATTCCCTTCTTTGACATCAACAAGCCGTTGATAGCTTTGGCTTTTATCAGCCGCTCTTTACTTGAAGCCACTGTTTTTATTCTGCTTAGCCACTTTATTTTACGCTCTACATTTAAACTTTTCCTACTTCAGCAACAGTTTCGCGCCCGCCACTTCTTTATTTGCCTGTTTATGCTCACTCTGAGCAGCCTGATAATGACTGTGGTGTCCATAGGCATTAACTTGCTGCCATTGTTTCAGCTCACCGACATGAGTTCTATTGTGTATCAGGAAGTAGAGAGTACTCAGGGTTTGCATATTAGTTTTAATCTTCCCACCCTGCTGCTGATGTTCTTCTCCATGTACTTTTTCATGTTCATTGTATGGAGCTCAGCCTATGGTTTCTCGGCCATGCTCAAAGCCCGTAAACATCTGCAGCAACAGGTTCAGGAAGCCCGTATTCAACAACTCACCAATCAGTTAAGCCCGCATTTTTTATTTAACGCCTTTAATAGCATCCGCGCCCTCATCTATGAAGACCAGGACAAAGCGGCGCAAACCGTTACCGAGCTTTCTGAGCTGTTTCGTTTCCATTTACAGGCGCACTTAAGGCCCACTTCATCTCTTGCAGAGGAGTGGCAAATCAGCCAGAAATACCTGGAAATTGAAAAAGTGCGCCTGGAACAACGTCTGAACATCCAGGTCCATATTGCGTCTGACTTGTGGCAACAAAAATTGCCGACTTTAAGCCTGCTTACTCTGCTCGAAAATGCCATCAAACACGGTATAAGCCCCAGCAGCGAAGCAGGCCTGATAACCATTGAAGCCAGTCGTCAGGATAAACACTGGCGACTGGAACTATGCAATAGTGTCACGACAGGCAGCCAACAACCCGGTACCACAACAGGACTGAAGAACATAAAAAAATCGCTGCAACTGATGTATGGCGAAGGCATGAATTTGTGTTACGAAAAACAAAAAGAACGTTTTTGCGTCTGGCTGGAGTTACCCTATGTTCAAAACACTGATCGTTGATGACGAACGCCTGGCGCGTACTGAACTTAAACGTCTGCTGAAAGCTCACCCACAGTGTCAGCTGGTGGCAGAAGCTGCCAGCGCCAGCGAAGCCATCAACATATTATCTGAAGAAACAATCGACCTGGTGTTTCTGGATATTCAGATGCCAGAAGTAACCGGCCTGGAGCTAGCCGAACAGATACCGAGCCAGATACAGTTCGTGTTTTGCACCGCGTATAATAGCTTCGCTCTGGATGCCTTCTCACTGAACGCGGTCGACTATTTGCTCAAGCCAGTCGCGGCAGAGCGTCTGACCAGCACCATACAGCGTTTAAGGCCACCGCAGCATTCCAGCCAACCCGCCTACCTGCCCGATGATCATGGTTTATTGCTCAAGTTTGCTGACATTAACCGTATCGTCAGGCTGCATGAAATATCGCGTTTTGAAAGCATTGGCAATCATGCCGCTGTCTATACGCCTTATGGCAAAAGCTTCATTCACAGTTCGCTGGCAAAGATTGAGCAAAAACTGAATCCAGCGCATTTTTTTAAAGCCAGCCGCGGCGATATCATACGCATTGACGCCATCGCTCATATTGAACCGACCATGCAAAGTGGCTCGCTTATTGCTATTTTGACGGATAAGCAGCAAGTCGATGTCAGCCGCCGTCAGGCCAAAGCACTTAAAACCCGCTTTAGTGGTCTGTAGCGAATAGCGCTTTCAAACGTTGTATATCGGCTTCTTGCCAGCCTTCAGGTTCAGTTAGCGCCAGCCAGGCATCAATATAATGCTCAGCGGCGTATTCATGTCCATAACCGGGTGGCGAGGTGCCCGCCGCCAGATCCGCTGCTAGCTGTAAACCTGTGACTATTGGGAACCAACGCAAAT carries:
- a CDS encoding SDR family NAD(P)-dependent oxidoreductase: MSDNEKANPPVMSATLNKGRRDFITRGAAGAAGLALGASALGGTLAASSFAAGDAAENKPTKRYQGKVVLITGATSGIGEATAHAYARQGARVFFCGRREELGKQVQKDIREDGGEATYMRADVREQEQMSQFVQQCIETYGGLDIAFNNAGIEGPRGGLDEISVVGENGYQDVMRTNADGVYFALRYEIPAMREKGGVIVNTGSMLSHRGSSFAGAYAASKHAVIGFTRSAAAREAGNGIRVISVSPGGVDTELLKRFMGVDSLEGAGADSPMGRIAQPSEVADVVLNLTAPEAIFLNGDDVKIDGASSA
- a CDS encoding AI-2E family transporter, with amino-acid sequence MQPTLENRFFLLLLATISIAFMLLLMPFWGAIFWSIAVSILFYPLYQWIEDKTGGRSSLAAVITLLCCVLIILLPLTLVSLQIFQQAASLYEAFEEGEIKPADIYENVSQALPFIPDMLQQMGINIDNIGENIASAASASSQYLAEEAFKFGRGTMNLIISILLMLYLTFFLLRDGKWLADLISKAIPLEKKREDNLSSRFVNVTRATIKGSVIVAVIEGALGGFIFAILGIPGAFLWGVVMGLLSLVPAIGAFLIWVPVAIYLFVTGDWGKGLILTVFGTVVIGLTDNILRPILVGRNIRLPDYLVLFSILGGIVIFGVHGLVIGPILAALFVTIWGIFMKDFDKNEKA
- a CDS encoding DUF883 family protein, which gives rise to MTSIKEVAENAHKGIDHAADAAISANASIHHKGQQVKATQEEWVQEIKSYVQKNPTTSIGVAVASGFILGWMLRRR
- a CDS encoding sensor domain-containing diguanylate cyclase; translation: MSKQSSYEMLTSMVWQLQSTLDHVGAYVFTKDLEGQYTYVNSMVCELFDLPAEAIIGKTDDSFFDMDESQQLIENDQRVIQQGINIEGEERHVLQGSGRIRYYWSVKVPLRNPGGKIVGMCGISTDITERRAMEKQMREQKELLDTVLNNADANIFMKNHQSRYLYANQNTAQLFGLSQQELIGKTDFELMPAEQAEKFVQYDRQVLNSGEKTKTEETVIGHDGVTRHYWTIKIPLKKEIEEPAFIGIATDISDLVELREKFKLLAHTDALTGIYNRRFLFENAERELKRAKRTKKSFSVIIIDIDHFKKFNDSFGHAQGDSVIKSVVEACQQVVRETDLLGRIGGDEFVIVTPECGSHAALKVIHRLQEKINSLQFNWAEGKSLKLTLSIGLAVYNGTETFDQILARADRALYKVKKNNRNGVEMAE
- a CDS encoding YchJ family protein, translating into MTCQQSTAPCPCGSGKPYSSCCQRYHQDHAIPASPEALMRSRYTAFALKLADYLITSWHPSSCPADLDLDNSPTWLQLQVLSSSQHGDEGKVHFRALHTEGKGIGFLEEHSTFVREGQRWYYLSGETTQGRLT
- a CDS encoding nuclear transport factor 2 family protein, whose protein sequence is MIKEIIKLEKEGWQALSTDSETSHQFFSDILHDDAVMLRPGDKRLAGKKEILESITAEPWEGFKIENERALMLSDKVAVFIYRLTAQHADKGDYAALISSTYVLEDDKLQLILNQHTPL
- a CDS encoding secondary thiamine-phosphate synthase enzyme YjbQ; this translates as MSWYQTQIQLDARPRGFHLITSEVEGALEQLAAVKVGLLQVFIQHTSASLTINENADATVRGDFERFFSHAVPENEPYYEHTFEGPDDMPAHLKSSILGSSLSIPVTEGRLNLGTWQGIYLCEHRNRGGSRSLVLTLQGD
- a CDS encoding superinfection immunity protein, producing MFEHLAIIEKFSQMNLFLVILFVPLFLAVYFIPGILAIFFNRRHVKKIWLANIPAGLSFIAWGALIVWAVTGKRKVSADSKTIPE
- a CDS encoding sensor histidine kinase gives rise to the protein MQTDNIKAFWRYSLYSSKGYKIAQAGAFIAFISFFILYAIPFFDINKPLIALAFISRSLLEATVFILLSHFILRSTFKLFLLQQQFRARHFFICLFMLTLSSLIMTVVSIGINLLPLFQLTDMSSIVYQEVESTQGLHISFNLPTLLLMFFSMYFFMFIVWSSAYGFSAMLKARKHLQQQVQEARIQQLTNQLSPHFLFNAFNSIRALIYEDQDKAAQTVTELSELFRFHLQAHLRPTSSLAEEWQISQKYLEIEKVRLEQRLNIQVHIASDLWQQKLPTLSLLTLLENAIKHGISPSSEAGLITIEASRQDKHWRLELCNSVTTGSQQPGTTTGLKNIKKSLQLMYGEGMNLCYEKQKERFCVWLELPYVQNTDR
- a CDS encoding LytR/AlgR family response regulator transcription factor — translated: MFKTLIVDDERLARTELKRLLKAHPQCQLVAEAASASEAINILSEETIDLVFLDIQMPEVTGLELAEQIPSQIQFVFCTAYNSFALDAFSLNAVDYLLKPVAAERLTSTIQRLRPPQHSSQPAYLPDDHGLLLKFADINRIVRLHEISRFESIGNHAAVYTPYGKSFIHSSLAKIEQKLNPAHFFKASRGDIIRIDAIAHIEPTMQSGSLIAILTDKQQVDVSRRQAKALKTRFSGL